DNA from Verrucomicrobiota bacterium:
ACTCGTAATGCCCTGGCCTGATTAATGACTACTCCCATGACGCCGGAAAGAATGGTACAAAACTTCGGTTTCGCAATCTTTGGTTGCGGGCTCATCGGCAACCGCCGGGCGGCCAGCTTGCCGGCGGGCACCCTGCGCTACGCGTGCGACGTGGACCTGACCAAAGCCGCCGCGCTTGCCGGCAAGCATGCCGGTTGCCGGGCGATTGATACCGCGGAGCAGGTGTGGTCCGATCCGGACGTGGACGCGGTTATCGTCTCCGCGGCGAACGTCGCGCTCGCGCCCTTGACGCTTGCCGCCGTACGCGCCGGCAAGCATGCGCTGGTCGAAAAGCCCGGCGCCATTTCCTCGGCGGACCTGAAGCAAATCGCCGAGGCGGCCGAAGAAACCAACGCCAAGGTGCGGCTCGGCTATAACCACCGTTTTCATCCCGCCTTCTTGAAGCTCTGCGAGCTGCAGGCCGCCGAAGATACCGGTGAATTCATGTTCCTGCGCGCCCGGTACGGTCACGGCGGCAGGACCGGCTATGACCGGGAATGGCGGGCTGACCCGAAATTGAGCGGCGGCGGTGAATTGATCGATCAAGGCGTTCATCTTATCGACCTCGCCTCCCTCTGGCTGACCGACTTTACCCGGGTGGAGG
Protein-coding regions in this window:
- a CDS encoding Gfo/Idh/MocA family oxidoreductase; this encodes MVQNFGFAIFGCGLIGNRRAASLPAGTLRYACDVDLTKAAALAGKHAGCRAIDTAEQVWSDPDVDAVIVSAANVALAPLTLAAVRAGKHALVEKPGAISSADLKQIAEAAEETNAKVRLGYNHRFHPAFLKLCELQAAEDTGEFMFLRARYGHGGRTGYDREWRADPKLSGGGELIDQGVHLIDLASLWLTDFTRVEGHAATYFWDMPVDDNAFVSLRDAKGRTAWLQVSCTEWKNLFSFELYFQRAKFHVEGLGGSYGLERLYHYRMLPEMGPPETVIYEFPRGDRSWNIELQEFLQDIGQGRPPNPGLAEGIRTLEIVEEIYRRSGYDHSAGTAK